In Mytilus edulis chromosome 7, xbMytEdul2.2, whole genome shotgun sequence, a single genomic region encodes these proteins:
- the LOC139483183 gene encoding IgGFc-binding protein-like, with protein MVADQSTNVAVTAINYNKQITVAAGKTEMITVENNIGHQGTELQQKYFLITSDNAIAVYGVTFVVGRDYLSLAGLYTTTISDAFLVYPIDSLGKDYYIASWSGESSFLITATQNNTAIHMQIASDSQATINFRGVLYSNGSTLSLTMNRFDTFSAFTQDDYTGTHISADKLIAVFSGGAQEERYTIDIMYEQMVPTLYWGSDFVTVGKPQCTTENIYRIISCERNTQIEIAGIPQVTLNKAGNFYEFTANNNLYIIHMTKPTALVFYTDMCSSFIGDASMVLLPPINSFDSATYFPTNLIKYYNLYAYSSFMTIVIKSDEKDGIFLDDKLLVTSWQNMNGNSDMKLAIVKATKDHHKISHGNPNASFLTGYCHNRSNKRTNP; from the coding sequence ATGGTGGCTGATCAGAGTACGAATGTTGCAGTTACCGCGataaattataacaaacaaataacCGTCGCTGCGGGAAAGACAGAAATGATAACTGTTGAAAATAATATTGGTCACCAAGGTACCGAATTGCAACAGAAATATTTTCTTATTACATCTGACAATGCAATAGCTGTGTATGGAGTAACATTTGTAGTCGGTAGAGATTATTTATCGCTGGCAGGGTTATACACGACAACAATTTCCGATGCGTTTTTAGTCTACCCTATAGATTCTTTGGGAAAAGACTACTATATTGCGTCTTGGAGTGGAGAATCGTCGTTTCTGATAACTGCAACACAAAACAACACGGCAATACATATGCAAATAGCATCGGATAGTCAGGCAACGATTAACTTTAGAGGAGTATTGTACTCAAATGGATCTACGCTTTCATTAACAATGAACAGATTTGACACCTTCAGTGCATTTACACAAGATGATTACACCGGAACACATATATCCGCCGACAAACTAATTGCAGTTTTTAGTGGAGGTGCACAAGAAGAACGATATACTATTGATATAATGTATGAGCAAATGGTACCAACTCTGTACTGGGGTTCGGACTTTGTAACAGTTGGAAAACCTCAGTGTACCACTGAAAATATTTATAGAATTATATCTTGCGAACGTAATACACAAATCGAAATAGCAGGTATCCCACAGGTAACACTAAACAAAGCAGGAAATTTTTATGAGTTTACAGCAAATAACAACTTATATATTATACACATGACAAAACCAACAGCTCTTGTATTTTACACAGATATGTGTAGCTCTTTTATCGGAGATGCATCTATGGTTCTCCTTCCACCTATCAATAGTTTTGATAGCGCAACATATTTTCCAACAAATTTAATCAAATATTATAATCTCTATGCATACTCAAGCTTTATGACGATTGTTATAAAATCTGACGAAAAAGATGGCATTTTCCTTGATGACAAACTATTAGTCACCAGTTGGCAGAATATGAATGGAAACAGCGATATGAAATTAGCAATAGTAAAAGCCACTAAGGACCATCACAAAATAAGTCACGGTAACCCTAACGCTTCATTCCTGACCGGTTACTGCCATAACCGGTCGAACAAAAGAACTAATCCATAA